ATATGGCGCAGCCTCACTTATACCTAAAGAACAAGAATTATCATTTAGCATTTTTAAGGCTAAATATTCAGCATATTCAGTCTGATTAAATCTTTCAAATTGTTTAAACATATATTCAGCAACTACTTTTTTCAATGCAATGTTTTTATCCAGACTCTTCAACACAGCATCCGTAGCAGCATTAGCATCATTTACAGCTTTGCCATGATCGCTATAATTTCCAATAACCACATAATAGTTACTTAGCATACGCGGAAGCAAACCCGAGCTTGAAAGTTTTGGATCTGAAAAATCAATAGCCCGAAACTGCCTGCCAACCTCCGGCAGCTGATCTTTATACCTATCGATAGTCAACATCATGTCACCCATAAATTTGCGCATGGACAGGTAATATCCCGAATAAGAATCAACAGGTAGTTTTTTTCTAAAATCTGGCAAAACCCTTTCCTGTTTCTCAATTTCATTCTCCAACCAAACCTGTTGCTCCAGGCACTGGGCATATAAAGGTTTTAGATATTTGAGTCCTGACAACAATGCTTCAGCATTTTGGGTCATCATTACTCCCTTACTGAATACCTCATTTTCTACTGAATTGTTAAATTTTAAAGAAGTATAATCATTAGGATCGTTCCACGATAAAGAAAAGTTTTCATGATTAAGCATCACCACCAGACCTGTAATTTCATTTTTATCCCCACCATCAATATTAATAATGGCTGCTCCTACATAATCTTTAGGATACTTCAAACTAAAACAACCTTCTGAGTCACTGTAAGCTTCACTCAGAATCGTATCTTTTAACACATTAAAACCAACTAGTTTAACTTTTTTATTTACTTCTCTTAAATAATGACCGTTAAGAGTAAAATTATTCTGACCATACCCCTCCACTACAAACAAAGTTATCAAACATATTAAACACCTTCTTAGATTCATGATATTTTCATATAATTATTTTTTTTAACTAAAAATTATCGTTCAAGACGAAATATTTGATTTTATTGAAAGACTAACACTAAAAAAAATGTCAATTAACCTCAAACCTAAAAATCTTTTAAACACAATTCTATTCCGCAATACAGTATACCGGCAAACCACTAGTTAAATTAATAAAACCTACAGTCACCACACCCAAACCCACTTTTATATAATATCCATAAACAGTCTCTCCTTCAACATTTGCACTCCACGCATATCTCCCTTGAGTATCTGACAACACACCTGGATTATTAATATCCCTATACCCACCAACTAGAATATCAAGAGGAGAATTAGTGAATACACCAGGACTCGATGCTTTAACCTCCGCAGCAAGTTCATCAATTTGAGGCACACGAAAACCGGAAGGACACGGATTGTTATCTTGAGGAAACTGGTTCCAACGTCCCGCCCCAGCTGCAGTAGTAAATTTAAACCAATCATCATGATAACCACCTGTTCCCGGAGTAGGTATAATAAAATTTCCATGCCCAGGAACAATAGTCTGACTTACAGTAGTAGTAACAGGAGACAAATAAGTAGGTGTATCCCATCTCGATTTATATACTACCTGATGACCATCGGAGTTGCGCCCCCATTGATATAACCCACCAAATCCCTGAAGATCATCCCAATACTGTGACCGTCTTTGCGCACCCACAGGTCTGTCCAGCCATACTTTTCCAGCATTTCCTAAAACAGTTCCACTTGCTAACGAAGGTTGAACAATTATACTAAAAGCAACACCGGGATTGGTATTAAGGGTAAAATTATATGTGCCAATACTAACCGGTACACCACTAGCTTTCAAGCTTATCTTTTGATTTCCTAACGCAGTAAACGTACCCGATGCTTTATAAGTTATCCCATTTACAGTTGCCGTAAAAAGATCATACGTTCCTAAAGTTTGTACTACTGCATAAATATCTAACCCAACACCCGCAATCGAAGTCTCCTGTCCAACCATTGCCCTTCCTAAAATCCCA
This genomic window from Flavobacterium sp. 9 contains:
- a CDS encoding thioredoxin family protein, with protein sequence MEGYGQNNFTLNGHYLREVNKKVKLVGFNVLKDTILSEAYSDSEGCFSLKYPKDYVGAAIINIDGGDKNEITGLVVMLNHENFSLSWNDPNDYTSLKFNNSVENEVFSKGVMMTQNAEALLSGLKYLKPLYAQCLEQQVWLENEIEKQERVLPDFRKKLPVDSYSGYYLSMRKFMGDMMLTIDRYKDQLPEVGRQFRAIDFSDPKLSSSGLLPRMLSNYYVVIGNYSDHGKAVNDANAATDAVLKSLDKNIALKKVVAEYMFKQFERFNQTEYAEYLALKMLNDNSCSLGISEAAPYEQYRKMVVGKNAPDLILFPAAKSYKTLFEVAAAYKLVVFGSSWCPKCQEELPKLKEYYSDWKSKYELEIVFVSLDTEKDKYDAFVSSFPWISSCDFKGWKSKSAVDYCVFASPTMYLLDSKGKILLKPFSPNQIDVWLENVPENKI